In Solanum stenotomum isolate F172 chromosome 6, ASM1918654v1, whole genome shotgun sequence, one DNA window encodes the following:
- the LOC125869354 gene encoding aluminum-activated malate transporter 9-like — protein MVTIKNFFKKASHQDQHNQEKEKLLQHDDDEIKNGCCCFTPLYERFKSFFNNIQDFAKKAIEMGKNDPRKIIFSLKMGFALSFVSLLIFWKKPTDVAQFAIWAILTVLVMFEFTIGATFIKGFNRGLGTFCAGMLAFIFAQLALWAGEREKAVIVVSIFIVAFIGTYLKLYPTMAPYEYGYRVFILTYCILIVAGNRTREYNVAIFTRLALIAVGAGICLMINISVCPIWAGEDLHRLVVKNFMDLATSLEGCINGYLSCVDYDEATNDSDYNGYKSVIESTSREQTLLGFAIWEPPHGRFKMHKNPWRDIVKLSSGLRHCAFMVMALHGCIQSEIQAPPEKRKVFRNELKKVGTNAAKVLRELGTKLEKLEMLNGHENILKEVHETAQNLQKKVDHKSYLLVNSKSWEIGKSNIINNLDDSSSENSSENIPLSSRSLSETAIDIRSLQGNWPQSDQLVAKLTPFKKQNQWPSRLSLVDGEIADHTVEMETYLSASALSLATFASLLIEFVARLQNVVDNFEELSQRAEFKESISVKS, from the exons ATGGTGACcataaaaaatttcttcaagAAGGCTTCTCATCAAGATCAACAcaaccaagaaaaagaaaaactactacaacatgatgatgatgaaattaAAAATGGATGTTGTTGTTTCACTCCATTATATGAaagattcaaaagtttcttcaataatattcaagattttgCAAAGAAAGCAATTGAGATGGGTAAAAATGATCCAAGAAAgatcattttttcattaaaaatggGATTTGCTTTATCATTTGTatctcttcttattttttggAAGAAACCAACTGATGTTGCTCAATTTGCAATATGGGCAATCTTGACTGTTCTTGTTATGTTTGAGTTCACTATAG GAGCAACTTTTATTAAAGGATTTAATCGTGGCTTGGGAACATTTTGTGCTGGAATGCTTGCCTTCATCTTTGCTCAATTAGCATTATGGGCTGGAGAAAGGGAAAAAGCTGTAATTGTTGTGAGCATTTTTATTGTAG CATTTATAGGAACATATTTGAAGTTATATCCAACAATGGCACCATATGAATATGGATATAGAGTATTTATTTTGACATATTGTATCCTCATTGTGGCTGGAAATAGAACTAGAGAATATAATGTGGCAATTTTTACTCGTTTAGCCCTAATTGCTGTTGGTGCTGGCATTTGTTTGATGATTAATATTAGTGTTTGCCCTATTTGGGCTGGTGAAGATTTGCATCGATTGGTTGTTAAGAATTTCATGGATCTTGCAACGTCTTTGGAAG GTTGTATCAATGGATACTTAAGTTGTGTTGATTATGATGAAGCTACAAATGATTCAGATTATAATGGCTACAAATCTGTTATAGAATCCACAAGTCGAGAGCAAACATTG CTTGGATTTGCTATTTGGGAGCCACCTCATGGACGTTTTAAAATGCACAAGAATCCTTGGAGAGACATTGTCAAATTAAGCAGTGGATTGAGACATTGTGCATTCATGGTCATGGCATTGCATGGATGTATCCAATCAGAAATTCAG GCACCACCAGAGAAGAGGAAGGTTTTTCGCAATGAGCTTAAGAAAGTTGGTACAAATGCTGCAAAAGTTCTACGTGAGTTAGGAACAAAATTAGAGAAACTAGAAATGCTAAATGGTCACGAAAATATCTTAAAAGAAGTGCATGAAACAGcacaaaatcttcaaaaaaaagTAGATCACAAGTCATATCTCTTGGTCAACTCAAAAAGTTGGGAaattggaaaatcaaacatTATTAATAACCTTGACGATTCTTCAAGTGAAAATAGTAGTGAAAATATACCATTAAGTTCTCGATCACTAAGTGAAACAGCCATCGACATAAGGTCATTACAAGGAAATTGGCCACAATCTGATCAATTAGTAGCAAAGTTAACACCATTTAAGAAGCAAAATCAATGGCCTTCACGTCTTTCACTTGTTGATGGTGAAATTGCTGATCATACAGTCGAAATGGAAACTTATTTAAGTGCAAGTGCTCTCTCCTTAGCGACGTTCGCGTCACTTCTCATTGAATTTGTTGCAAGGCTACAAAATGTGGTTGACAATTTTGAAGAATTAAGTCAAAGGGCAGAGTTTAAAGAGTCAATTAGTGTTAAAAGTTAG
- the LOC125866772 gene encoding serine/threonine-protein phosphatase 2A 65 kDa regulatory subunit A beta isoform, which translates to MAMVDEPLYPIAVLIDELKNDDIQLRLNSIRRLSTIARALGEERTRKELIPFLSENNDDDDEVLLAMAEELGVFIPYVGGVEHAHVLLPPLETLCTVEETCVRDKAVESLCRIGSQMRESDLVDWFVPLVKRLAAGEWFTARVSACGLFHIAYSSAPEMLKTELRSIYSQLCQDDMPMVRRSAATNLGKFAATVESAYLKSDIMSIFDDLTHDDQDSVRLLAVEGCAALGKLLEPQDCVAHILPVIVNFSQDKSWRVRYMVANQLYELCEAVGPEPTRTDLVPAYVRLLRDNEAEVRIAAAGKVTKFCRILSPELAIQHILPCVKELSSDSSQHVRSALASVIMGMAPVLGKDATIEHLLPIFLSLLKDEFPDVRLNIISKLDQVNQVIGIDLLSQSLLPAIVELAEDRHWRVRLAIIEYIPLLASQLGIGFFDDKLGALCMQWLQDKVYSIRDAAANNLKRLAEEFGPEWAMQHIIPQVLDMTTSPHYLYRMTILRSISLLAPVMGSEITCSKLLPVVVTATKDRVPNIKFNVAKVLQSLIPIVDNSVVEKTIRPSLVELAEDPDVDVRFYANQALQSIDNVMMSG; encoded by the exons ATGGCAATGGTAGATGAGCCATTGTACCCGATAGCTGTGTTAATAGATGAACTTAAGAATGATGATATCCAATTGCGGTTAAATTCTATTAGGAGGCTATCAACTATTGCACGTGCACTTGGTGAGGAAAGAACCAGAAAGGAGTTGATCCCCTTTTTGAGTGAAAACAATGACGACGATGATGAAGTTTTGCTTGCAATGGCAGAAGAGTTGGGCGTGTTTATTCCTTATGTTGGAGGTGTGGAGCATGCTCATGTTCTTCTCCCACCTCTAGAGACCCTTTGTACAGTTGAGGAGACCTGTGTGAGGGATAAAGCTGTGGAGTCATTGTGTAGAATTGGATCCCAGATGAGGGAGAGTGATTTAGTTGATTGGTTCGTCCCGCTTGTGAAG AGGCTAGCAGCTGGTGAATGGTTCACAGCAAGGGTTTCTGCATGTGGGCTCTTTCATATTGCTTACTCAAGTGCCCCAGAAATGTTGAAAACAGAACTTCGGTCTATTTACAGCCAATTGTGTCAAGACGACATGCCTATGGTGCGAAGGTCGGCTGCTACAAACTTGGGGAAGTTTGCTGCTACAGTTGAATCTGCTTACCTGAAGAGTGACATCATGTCAATATTTGATGATCTTACACATGATG ATCAGGATTCTGTGCGATTATTAGCTGTTGAGGGCTGTGCTGCACTTGGCAAGCTGTTGGAGCCTCAGGACTGTGTGGCACATATCCTGCCTGTCATTGTCAACTTCTCTCAG GACAAGTCTTGGCGCGTTCGATACATGGTTGCTAACCAGTTGTACGAACTATGTGAAGCTGTAGGGCCTGAGCCCACTAG GACGGATTTGGTGCCTGCCTATGTCCGTTTGCTTCGAGATAATGAAGCTGAAGTTCGCATAGCTGCTGCAGGAAAAGTCACCAAATTCTGCAGGATTCTCAGTCCCGAGCTTGCTATTCAACATATTCTTCCCTGTGTGAAG GAATTATCATCAGACTCTTCACAACATGTCAGATCTGCTTTGGCTTCCGTTATAATGGGGATGGCTCCTGTTTTGGGAAAG GATGCAACCATTGAACATCTTCTTCCAATATTTCTTTCCCTTCTGAAGGACGAGTTTCCTGATGTGCGCCTGAACATCATTAGCAAGCTTGATCAAGTCAATCAG GTGATTGGAATTGATTTATTGTCTCAATCTCTGTTGCCAGCTATTGTTGAGCTGGCAGAGGACAGGCATTGGCGAGTCCGTCTTGCAATAATAGAATACATACCTCTATTGGCAAGTCAATTGGGCATAGGATTTTTTGATGATAAGCTGGGTGCTCTTTGCATGCAATGGTTACAGGACAAG GTTTATTCAATTAGAGATGCTGCTGCTAATAACTTGAAGCGTCTTGCAGAAGAATTTGGTCCAGAGTGGGCAATGCAGCATATAATTCCTCAG GTCTTGGATATGACTACCAGTCCACATTATTTGTATCGAATGACTATTCTTAGATCAATTTCATTGCTTGCACCAGTAATGGGTTCTGAGATAACTTGTTCTAAGTTGCTGCCTGTGGTAGTTACTGCTACAAAGGATAG AGTGCCcaacattaaatttaatgtgGCAAAGGTGTTGCAATCCCTTATACCTATTGTTGACAACTCG GTGGTGGAGAAAACCATTCGGCCCAGTTTAGTAGAGCTAGCTGAAGACCCTGACGTCGATGTTCGCTTTTATGCCAATCAAGCACTCCAGTCGATTGATAACGTCATGATGTCAGGTTAG
- the LOC125869355 gene encoding aluminum-activated malate transporter 9-like translates to MVMNIKNFFKKDSSSYNKEKLLIHDEKRNGCCIYFNNIQDFSKKAIEMGKNDPRKIIFSLKMGFALFFVSLLIFWKEPFPEIAQFSIWAILTVLIMFEFTIGGTLIKGFNRGLGTLFAGMLAFIFAQLALWAGEWEKVVWIFSIFIVAFCGTYLKLYPTMAPYEYGYRVFILTYCILIMAGNRTGGYNVAILTRLALIALGACICLIINIGICPIWAGEDLHRLVVKDFMDLATSLEGCIDGYLNCVECDESTNHSEYNGYKSVIESTSREQTLLGFAIWEPPHGRYKMHKNPWRDFVKLSSELRHCAFMVMALHGCIQSKIQAPPDKRKVFQNELKRVGIDATNVLRELGTKLDKMEALNSHENILKEVHETAQYLQKKIDNKSYLLVNSKNWEIGKPNIINNFDDSSNENENGSSENLPLNFQSLSETSIDIRDLHSPQYPKDQLVTKSMLFNKQNHWPSCLSLLDGEKIDTIDEIETYLSASALSLATFASLLIEFVARLQNVVDCFEELSQRAEFKEPISVKS, encoded by the exons atggTCATGAATATAAAGAATTTCTTCAAGAAGGATTCTTCTTCTTacaacaaagaaaaattgttgatacatgatgaaaaaagaaatggttGTTGTATTTATTTCAACAATATTCAAGATTTTTCTAAGAAAGCAATTGAAATGGGTAAAAATGATCCAAGAAAgatcattttttcattaaaaatgggatttgctttattttttgtgtctCTTCTTATTTTCTGGAAGGAACCATTTCCAGAGATTGCTCAGTTCTCAATATGGGCAATCTTAACAGTTCTTATTATGTTTGAGTTCACCATAG GAGGAACACTTATTAAAGGATTTAATCGTGGTTTGGGTACATTATTTGCTGGGATGCTTGCTTTCATCTTTGCTCAATTAGCATTATGGGCTGGAGAGTGGGAAAAAGTTGTATggattttcagtatttttatcgtag cATTTTGTGGAACATATTTGAAGTTATATCCAACAATGGCACCATATGAATATGGATATCGAGtatttattttaacatattGTATTCTCATTATGGCTGGAAATAGGACTGGAGGATATAATGTGGCAATTTTAACTCGTTTAGCCCTAATTGCTCTTGGTGCTTGTATTTGTTTGATTATTAATATTGGTATTTGCCCTATTTGGGCTGGTGAAGATTTGCATCGATTGGTCGTTAAGGATTTTATGGATCTTGCAACATCTTTGGAAG gtTGTATTGATGGATACTTAAATTGTGTTGAGTGTGATGAATCTACAAATCACTCGGAATATAATGGATACAAATCGGTTATAGAATCCACAAGTCGAGAGCAAACATTG CTTGGATTTGCTATTTGGGAGCCACCTCATGGACGTTATAAAATGCACAAGAATCCATGGAGAGATTTTGTCAAATTAAGCAGTGAATTGAGGCATTGTGCATTCATGGTCATGGCATTACATGGATGCATCCAATCAAAAATTCAG GCACCACCAGATAAGAGGAAGGTTTTTCAAAATGAGCTTAAAAGAGTCGGTATCGACGCTACAAATGTTCTACGTGAGCTAGGAACAAAATTAGATAAAATGGAAGCACTAAATAGTCATGAAAATATCCTAAAAGAAGTACATGAGACAGCACAATATCTTCAGAAAAAAATAGACAACAAGTCATATCTCTTAGTCAACTCAAAAAATTGGGAAATTGGAAAACCAAACATTATTAACAATTTTGATGATTCttcaaatgaaaatgaaaatggtAGTAGTGAAAATTTGCCATTAAATTTTCAATCACTTAGTGAAACATCCATTGACATAAGGGATTTGCATAGTCCACAATATCCAAAGGATCAATTGGTCACAAAGTCAATGTTATTTAACAAGCAAAATCATTGGCCTTCATGTCTCTCATTACTTGATGGTGAAAAGATTGATacaattgatgaaattgaaacTTATTTAAGTGCTAGTGCTTTGTCTTTGGCTACTTTTGCTTCACTTCTCATTGAATTTGTTGCAAGGCTACAAAATGTGGTTGATTGTTTTGAAGAACTAAGTCAAAGGGCAGAGTTTAAAGAGCCCATTAGTGTCAAGAGTTAA